CCGACGGCTCCGGCCAGGGCCCACGACCAGAGCGGCGCGCCGGTGTAGCCGAGTACGAGGAGCACGAGGAGAATTCCTCCGACAACACCGACCGTCGGCATGCCGGCAAAGAGGTCAAACAACGGAAGAGTCATGGCGGGCCCTCCTGATTGATGAACAGGTCCGTGCGTCCCGGCTCGACCGTCCCGCCAGGGACAAGTCGCTACGGGGCGATGGTTAACACCGTTAATTCACATCATCATTATAGTTAACGGTGTTATCCATTGCAAGCTCACCGGTGGATCCGGCCCGAATCGATCACGCATGCGACGGTCCGGCTCCCTGCCCGGACGCCCGATCGCTCCACGACCGGTAGGGCTCAGTACGTCTTTTATCACGGCATAGAGTCCGTGTAGCCCCCAGAGATGGATTTCGGTTCTCCAGAACATCCCTCGACACGCTGAGCGTAACTCAGGGCCCATCTTAACGATGCCCGTCGTCCTCGGGCGTCCGCCAGGGCATATCCGGGGCCCGACACTCCTTCTATCTGGGGGCTGGCGCGCACATGTTAAACGGCAGCCCCCAAACAACAGCACAATGCGGTCTCGGGCTCGCAGGAGTTCGGGCTCACCGCGGCGCAAGAGCCTCAGCGCGCTCCGCATTGCACGTGGTGGTAAGGATCGACGTCAGAGATTCTGGGTGGTGGGCCGGTAGAGGATCTCGTTCACGTCGACGTCCTCCGGCTGCTCAATCGCAAACGCGACGGCCCGCGCAAACGAATCGGCCGACACGGCGTGGTTGTCGTAGAGCGCGTCGGTCTTCTCGGCCACGTCTCCTTCGGAGATCGTATCCGGCAGTTCTGACTCAACGGCCCCGGGCGAGATGATGGTCGTGCGGAGGCCGTAGGGCGTTGCCTCCTGACGCAGCCCGTCGGAGAGGGCCCGCACTGCGTGCTTCGTGGCCGCGTACACGGCACTTCCCGCGTGCACGTCATGGCCCGCATCGGAGGAGACGTTGATGATGTGGCCGGACTCCTGCTCCTTCATGTAGGGAAGTGCCGCCGCGATGCCGTACAGGACGCCCTTCACGTTCACGTCGATCATCTGGTCCCACTCGTCGACGTTAAGCCGATCGAGCGGGGAGAGCGGCATGACGCCGGCGTTGTTCAGCATCACGTCGATGCGGCCAAACGCGTCGACCGCAGCATCAACCAGGTCCTGGACCTGTTGGCGCTCGGTGACGTCGGTGGGGACGGCGAGCGCCTCCCCGCCGTCCTCAACGATCTCATCGGCGATCGCTTCGAGGCGCTGGGTGCGCCGCGCCCCCAGAACGACGCGGGCGCCGTGTTCGGCCAAATGACGTGCGGCCGCCTCGCCCAGCCCACTGCTGGCTCCCGTGATCACGACCACCTTCCCTTCGATTCCTGCGCTCATACACAAAACGGGTAGTTCGGAAAAACCTGATGTGTCTGGTACGGGGACGCCCCCGGCCCGTCAGAGCCGAAGATTTTCGATAACGCCCGCGGCGCCCATCCCGCCCCCTACACACATCGTGCAGAGGCCATAGCGCACCTCGCGGCGAATCATCTCGTGCAGCAGCGTCGCGGTGAGCTTTGCCCCGGTGCAGCCGAGCGGGTGCCCCAGCGCAATCGCCCCGCCGTTCACATTGATGATGTCCGGGTCGAGCCCCACTTCTCGAATCACAGCCAGCGACTGCGACGCAAACGCCTCGTTCAGCTCCACGAGCCCAATGTCGTCGAGCGAGAGTCCGGTCTGCTCCAGCACCTGCGGGATCGCCTCCGCCGGCCCGATGCCCATGAGCTCCGGATCGACGCCCGCCACGGCGAACCCCTTCAGCATCCCGAGCGGGTCCACGCCGAGGTCCGTGACCCGGTCGCCGCTCATCACGACCGTCGCGGCGCCCCCGTCGGACCGCTGGGAGGAATTTCCCGGCGTGACGCTGCCGCCCTCCCGGAACGCGGCGGGAAGCGTCGAGAGCACGTCCAGGTTCGTGCCGCGACGCGGTCCCTCGTCGACCTCCAGCGTCTCGGTTTCGGTCGTAGCCTCCCCCGCGTGCCCGTTCGCCGACTGGTAGTGCGTCTCCTCCACGGTCAGCGGCACCAGCTCATCCTCGAATCGCCCGTTGTCGATGGCATCCACCGCTCGCTCGTGGGAGCGCAGCGCGAAGCGGTCCTGGTCGGCCCGCGACACTTCGTACTCGTCGGCCACGTTTTCGGCGGTAATGCCCATGGAAACGTACGTGCCCCCCTTTTCCTCCGTTAGCCCCGGGTCTGGCTGGAAGAAGAACCCGCTCATCGGCACCTGGCTCATCGACTCCGTCCCGCCCGCCACGATCACGTCGGCCGTGCCCGTGGCGATTCGCTGCGAGGCCTGGGCGATCGTCTGCAGGCCCGACGAGCAGAAGCGGTTCACCGTTGCGCCCGGCACGTGGTCCGGCAATCCGGCCTTCTGGGCGATCAGGCGGCCCACGTTCATTCCCTGTGGGCCCTCGGGAAACGCGCAGCCCATGAGCACGTCCTCGACCATGTCGGGCTTCAGCCCATCTACACGATCCAGGGCCCCAGTCACAGCCTCGGCGCCAAGATCTTCCGGCCGATAGTGTGCGAGCGTGCCCTTCTCGGCCTTGCCGGCCGGCGTGCGGACGCTGCTGACGATGTAGGCCTCGTTTTGTGCATTCATTGCGTTGACGGTTG
This is a stretch of genomic DNA from Salinibacter grassmerensis. It encodes these proteins:
- a CDS encoding SDR family oxidoreductase, with amino-acid sequence MSAGIEGKVVVITGASSGLGEAAARHLAEHGARVVLGARRTQRLEAIADEIVEDGGEALAVPTDVTERQQVQDLVDAAVDAFGRIDVMLNNAGVMPLSPLDRLNVDEWDQMIDVNVKGVLYGIAAALPYMKEQESGHIINVSSDAGHDVHAGSAVYAATKHAVRALSDGLRQEATPYGLRTTIISPGAVESELPDTISEGDVAEKTDALYDNHAVSADSFARAVAFAIEQPEDVDVNEILYRPTTQNL
- a CDS encoding thiolase family protein, which codes for MNAQNEAYIVSSVRTPAGKAEKGTLAHYRPEDLGAEAVTGALDRVDGLKPDMVEDVLMGCAFPEGPQGMNVGRLIAQKAGLPDHVPGATVNRFCSSGLQTIAQASQRIATGTADVIVAGGTESMSQVPMSGFFFQPDPGLTEEKGGTYVSMGITAENVADEYEVSRADQDRFALRSHERAVDAIDNGRFEDELVPLTVEETHYQSANGHAGEATTETETLEVDEGPRRGTNLDVLSTLPAAFREGGSVTPGNSSQRSDGGAATVVMSGDRVTDLGVDPLGMLKGFAVAGVDPELMGIGPAEAIPQVLEQTGLSLDDIGLVELNEAFASQSLAVIREVGLDPDIINVNGGAIALGHPLGCTGAKLTATLLHEMIRREVRYGLCTMCVGGGMGAAGVIENLRL